From the genome of Acidobacteriota bacterium, one region includes:
- a CDS encoding phytanoyl-CoA dioxygenase family protein, with the protein MNLEQILLHLKLDGFCVVKGVIPQEEVRTIRREVEAVMAAQGSADTYQGVSSAFGVLDSIPTFVPYLADETVMAVARAWFGGHLRISYTGSMITEPGNERGRWHADWPYNQEKAAHVPAPYPDTPFQLSSIWMISDFTDENGGTWIVPGSHRTSDNPTGAIGVPLFEPYPTERHATGPAGSVFLFDSRLWHATASNESGGRRISMIVRYVPWWLDTRVLMPGTRARRTMVDEPGLPENEIPPVRPAVYECLPETVKPLYRHWVRSY; encoded by the coding sequence GTGAATCTGGAGCAGATCCTGCTGCATCTGAAGCTGGACGGCTTCTGCGTGGTGAAAGGGGTCATTCCCCAGGAGGAGGTCCGGACCATTCGACGCGAGGTCGAGGCCGTCATGGCGGCGCAGGGTTCTGCCGACACCTACCAGGGTGTGAGCAGCGCCTTCGGCGTGCTGGATTCCATCCCCACGTTCGTGCCGTACCTGGCGGATGAGACGGTCATGGCCGTGGCCCGCGCCTGGTTCGGCGGCCACCTGCGCATCTCCTACACCGGGAGCATGATCACCGAGCCGGGAAACGAGCGGGGCCGCTGGCACGCGGACTGGCCCTACAACCAGGAAAAGGCCGCCCACGTCCCGGCTCCCTACCCCGACACGCCGTTCCAGCTCTCCTCCATCTGGATGATTTCCGACTTTACCGACGAAAACGGCGGCACCTGGATCGTCCCCGGCAGCCACCGGACCTCGGACAATCCCACCGGCGCCATCGGAGTTCCCCTGTTCGAACCCTACCCCACCGAGCGGCACGCCACCGGTCCGGCGGGCAGCGTCTTTCTCTTCGACAGCCGGCTCTGGCACGCCACGGCGAGCAACGAGAGCGGCGGACGCCGCATCAGCATGATCGTGCGTTACGTTCCGTGGTGGCTGGACACGCGGGTCCTGATGCCGGGAACCAGAGCGCGCCGGACCATGGTGGACGAGCCGGGCTTGCCGGAGAACGAGATTCCGCCGGTGAGACCGGCCGTCTACGAATGCCTCCCGGAAACGGTGAAGCCCCTTTACCGCCATTGGGTCAGGAGTTAC